In Mytilus edulis chromosome 6, xbMytEdul2.2, whole genome shotgun sequence, the following proteins share a genomic window:
- the LOC139529019 gene encoding uncharacterized protein produces MTAQPTSSRTMSGIIKFDIVKFSVGINNMSAYKSTGKFICEKAGLYLISVSIRSKTNDAQYYVYHNDMNAAAISDTEIGYNSHGGSMALTGIIVHALQLHPNDSVWVYCPGTYCIEGQPWSTLTIIKLK; encoded by the coding sequence ATGACTGCTCAACCTACATCTAGCAGGACCATGTCTGGTATAATAAAGTTTGACATCGTTAAGTTTAGTGTTGGCATCAATAACATGTCTGCATATAAAAGTACCGGGAAGTTTATTTGTGAAAAGGCAGGATTGtatttaatttctgtgtcaattcgCTCCAAAACCAATGATGCTCAATACTACGTCTACCACAATGACATGAATGCTGCAGCGATATCAGACACAGAGATTGGTTATAACAGCCATGGTGGATCAATGGCACTTACCGGTATTATTGTCCATGCACTACAATTACATCCTAATGATAGCGTGTGGGTATACTGTCCTGGTACCTATTGTATAGAAGGTCAACCATGGTCCACATTAACGAttatcaaattgaaataa